The Bradyrhizobium diazoefficiens genome contains the following window.
AATTTACGCCGAAGACGATCCGGCTGAATACCTCTACCAGGTCATCTCCGGCGCGGTGCGAACCTGTCGCACGCTGGATGACGGCCGTCGCCAGATCGGCAGCTTCTATCTGCCGGGCGATATCTTTGACGTCGAAGCCAGCGAGGTGCATCTTGCCTCCGCGGAAGCGATCAGGGAGGCGCATGTCGTGGTCGCCGAGCGCAGCGCCGTGATGGTCCAGGCCGAGTACGAAAAGGATGTTGCCAAACAGCTCTGGTCCCTTGCGGTCCGCGAGCTGCAGCGTATGCACGAGCACGCAATGGTGCTGATGAAGAGCGCCGAAGAACGGGTGGCCGGGTTTCTGCTGGAAATGGCGGGCCGCAATGCCGCCGCTCCTTCGATCGAACTGCCGATGCCGCGTCAGGACATTGCCGACTATCTCGGCTTGACGATCGAGACGGTGTCGCGGACGCTCAGCCAGCTGGCGCAGTCCGGAACAATCGCGCTGGAAACCTCGCGCTGTATCGTCCTCCGCAACCGCGTGGAGCTGAGCCGGATCAATGCCTGACAATCGAAGCTCCGTCCGCGGCGTTTGCTACCAGCTCTTTCGCCTTGTTGGGGTTGGCCCTGAGCACCGCGTCATCAATGGGATCGACGCGGTGAATGGCTCGAAAAGGCGACGTAGTTACCATCTCATGCGTGCCGGGGACCTCCGCAATCAGCCCTTGGACCTTCTGGCCGGTCACCCGGCAAATCGAACAGAACAGGGCGCCAGCGCTCACGCGCTGGTCATTCTTCACTCTCGAGCGCGACGAGATTTAAGATGAATCAGCATCGCGCTTTAGATTATCGTTTGAGGATGGTCTCCGCGCAAACGCGTTCCGCGTTTGTCGGGAAATCCGCTGCACAGCTTTCCGGATTATGCTCCACGCGCATGACTGCCCGGGCGCCGGCTCGTCTGCCGTCGTAAGAGCGGCTCGAGAATTGGCCCCAATTTGATCCGCGCAATCTGCGCTGACCACTGGACACATGATCATGAGCAAGCGCAGAGCCCTCATCCTCACGTTCCTGCTCCTGTCCGGGGCGGCCTCCGCTGCAGATTTTGTCGGACAGGCCAGTGTCATCGATGGTGATACGCTGGACATACATGGAACCCGGATCCGGCTTTGGGGTGTCGACGCGCCGGAAAGCAATCAGCTGTGCCGGGGTGCCGACAGCAATTTGTATCGCTGCGGCGCCAAGGCGGCCAACGAACTCGATGTTTTCATCGCCCGACGTCCAGTGAGTTGCACGCCGGTTTCCGCAGACCAGTATGGGCGTACGGTCGCGACATGTCTTGTCGGGACTGCCGACCTCGGGGAATGGCTGGTCAGCAACGGTCTTGCACTCGATTGACCGCGCTATTCCCACGGCCGCTATTCCGCCGCGCAGCGCGATGCGGATCGTTCAGGCCGAGGGATGTGGGCTGGCAGCTATGTGGAGCCCTGGCTGTACCGTGCGTGCATTCGGTCGGGCGGCGCGCCGTCCAATTGTTCGGATGGCGCGAACGCACATCCTTGAGTCTTCTCGGGGCGAATCAAAGCCTGCGCAGCTTGACCGCAAATCAAAATTGTTGGCAGAGCGTTTTCGAGCGAAGTGGATGCCGGTTCGCGTCAAGAAAACGCGTCAAAACAACAATCTAGGGCCCCTTCCGATTCCGGAGCGGAAATGGCTCTAGCTGGCGCAAATCGGGCGACTCGGGGTAAGCCATGTCCTCGATCCCACTGTTGAGCAAAGGTATAAGATGGTTGCAGCTGCCGGTGAATTGCCAGCTTCAGGATATGCGCTCGAAGTAGATGGCCGACTCAAGGCCGAATTTGCGACCAGGGATGGGGCCAAGAGCGGTGCGGAAGAGCTGAAGAAGCGTTTTCCAATGCTTCGGATCAGAATCTATGACGCAGAGACGAAGACTCGCGAGGAGATCTAAAGCGCGATTGATCGGGACGAATCGTCATCGCACTTCAGGTTTTGTTTGAGCATGATCTCTGCGCAAACGCGCTTCGCGTTTGTCGCGGGAGAAAACCGCTGTACACTTTTTTCGGGTCATGCTCTGGTTTTTCCAGGCGCCTGGTCGTTCCATCTGCATGGGATTTGCCGTGCGTCTTCCTGCGGGACCGGGCTGTCGGCTGCGCTGAAACCCCGACCTTCGGCCGGGTTTTCACCCATTCGGGCTTCCATCCCTGACGCGAAGGCCTGGCTCGTCTGAGAGACTCGCACCACGCCACGCCTGCAACAGACGTAGTGCTTCCGCAACAAACATTGAGAGTGAGAGGGCTGGCCGGTTCGGCCGCGACGGGTTGGAGCTGCGAGAGAGGCTTGCAGCGCCCGTCGCGAAAGATCCGCGATGTCCAGACATCCTCGCGCGCGCACCGGACAGGACCGGGCCACCCTTTATGACGAAATCACCGACAAGATCATCGCCGAGCTGGAGGCCGGCCGCGTGCCCTGGGTTCAACCCTGGGGAACGGAGGCGGCAAAGGCGCCGCTGTCGATGCCAAGGAACGCCGCGTCCGCCCGGCCCTATAGCGGCATCAACGTTCTCATCCTCTGGGGGGCGGTGATCGAGCGCGGTTTTGCGGGCCAGAGCTGGCTGACCTTCCGCCAGGCGCTTGCGCTCGGCGGTCATGTCCGCAAGGGCGAGCGCGGCACAACCGTGGTCTATGCCGACCGCTTCGTGCCGGCCGACGAACGGCGCCGTGCGCGTGAGACGGGCGAGGAGGCGCAGGCCGTTCCATTCCTGAAGCGGTTCACCGTCTTCAACACCGATCAATGTGACGGACTCTCCGCCGACATCGCGACCACCGCGCCAATGCCGCTGCCGGGCATGATCGAGCCGCAGGTCGAGGCCCTGATCAAGGCAACCGGCATCGACTTTCGCATCGGCGGCAATCGCGCCTTCTATATGCCGGCAGAAGATTATGTGCAGGTGCCGCCGCCGGCGGCCTATTTCGAACCGATCAATTGGCACCGGACCGCGCTGCACGAGCTTGGTCATGCCAGCGGTCATCCTTCGCGCCTCAACCGCGATCTCGGCGGTTCGTACGGCACGAAAAAATACGCGTTCGAGGAATTGATCGCCGAATTGTGTGCCGCGTTTTCCTGCGCATCACTCGGCATCGTGCCGACCGTGCGGCACGCCGACTATATCGGTTCCTGGCTGGAAGTCCTGCGGGAGGACAACCGCGCGATCGTGCGGGCGGCCTCGCAGGCCAGCAAAGCCGCAGATTATCTGGTTGGCTTCCTGCCGGCAGATAATCCAACTGCTTCGGCCCATGCTGCCGAGGCAGATCAGGAGGCGGCGTGAGCGGAGCTTGGCTGCGAAATAGAGGAAGAGGGCGGCGCCGAGCGCCACGACGGGTTGAGGTCGAGAGAGAGGCTTTCGGCCGCCCGTCGTGGAGACGAAAAATGACCAAGGCAGTCCAAAAGATCACGCTGTCGCCCTCGCGTGATATTCCCTTCAACAAGCTGGTGCTGAGCCAGTCCAACGTTCGGCGCGTCAAGGCGGGCGTCTCGATCGAGCAGCTTGCCGAGAGCATCGCCCAGCGCACGCTGCTGCAAAGCCTCAATGTCCGCGCCATCGTGGACGCCGACGGCAATGAGACAGGCATGTTCGAGGTGCCGGCCGGCGGCAGGCGCTACCGTGCTCTCGAGCTCCTGGTCAAGCAGAAGCGCATGTCGAAGTCGCAGCCCGTGCCCTGTGTCGTTCGCGAGGGAGGCATCGCGGAAGACGATTCGATCGCAGAGAACGATGAGCGCGTCGGCCTGCATCCGCTCGACCAGTTTCGCGCATTCCAGACGCTGCGCGACCTCGGCATGAGCGAAGAGGACATTGCCGCACGGCATTTCGTGGCGCCGGCAATCGTCAAGCAGCGCCTGCGCCTCGCCTCGGTCTCGCCGAAGCTGCATGAGGTCTATGCCGAGGACGGCATGACGCTGGAGCAGCTGATGGCGTTCTCGGTGAGCGGC
Protein-coding sequences here:
- a CDS encoding helix-turn-helix domain-containing protein — translated: MLTAAAAGSSTHARPAAAVRSNSLPEGPLGLIGASTRFARNAEIYAEDDPAEYLYQVISGAVRTCRTLDDGRRQIGSFYLPGDIFDVEASEVHLASAEAIREAHVVVAERSAVMVQAEYEKDVAKQLWSLAVRELQRMHEHAMVLMKSAEERVAGFLLEMAGRNAAAPSIELPMPRQDIADYLGLTIETVSRTLSQLAQSGTIALETSRCIVLRNRVELSRINA
- a CDS encoding ArdC family protein, producing the protein MSRHPRARTGQDRATLYDEITDKIIAELEAGRVPWVQPWGTEAAKAPLSMPRNAASARPYSGINVLILWGAVIERGFAGQSWLTFRQALALGGHVRKGERGTTVVYADRFVPADERRRARETGEEAQAVPFLKRFTVFNTDQCDGLSADIATTAPMPLPGMIEPQVEALIKATGIDFRIGGNRAFYMPAEDYVQVPPPAAYFEPINWHRTALHELGHASGHPSRLNRDLGGSYGTKKYAFEELIAELCAAFSCASLGIVPTVRHADYIGSWLEVLREDNRAIVRAASQASKAADYLVGFLPADNPTASAHAAEADQEAA